TTCTCTTAACATGCAAGGTGTCCATCTCAGCAGTTCACTATTACTTCTAATTAAAATTCACTAGCACAAATAACTATAATATCCACGTTAGCGAGACACATccgccatgttcgcttgtcttatgaaccGTACTGTTTCAGCGAAGGAACATTGTTTTTTTCTCGCAACAAATcaacgaacagtactttcagccatggcttttcagcgaagcgagcaGGACCATCATCCACTAACATACATTTAGTTGTCCACGTCAGTGTGTGCCACGCTATCCACTAACATTAGTTTATAATAGTTAATCTCTTCGTAAGAATTGTATGGATAGTTAAATTTCATTCCAAATCAGTAGTTCCCGCAGCAACGcgctcttataaagcaaaaccccactAGCAATTTCTCTTAACATGCAAGGTGTCCACCTCAGCAGTCCACTATCACTTGCAATTAAAATTCACTAGCACAAACAATTATAATATCCACGTTAGTGAGACACATCATCCACTAACATACATTTAGCTGTCCATATCAGCGTGCCATGCTATCCACTAACATTAgtttatactccctccatccatgaGTCTCCATCATCTAAGTAGGAAATATTGTAGTTTAGCAAATACCTTAATTATCTGTAGCAAATAAGGCCAACCTCATACACTCCAGTGCTTTCCCCCTCTCAGCCAAAGCATTAGCATTCATGTTGGTTGTCGGTGCAAGCAGTAATTCTCTATAAATGTCCAGCATTTTGGCCCCGTTTGATTCTTTAGGCGCTCTTAAAATTCTCgccacatcgaatgtttgacacatgcatagagtattaaatatagactaattacgaaactaattgcacaacttgcgactaatttacgagacaaatcttttaagcctaattagtccatgatttgacaacgttgtgctacagtaaacatgtgctaatgacagattacttaggcttaaaaaatcgtctcgcaaattagcctccatctatataattgattttgtaattaatctatatttaatgttccttattaatatctaaacattcgatgtgacataaattttaagaGCGACTaaagatccaaacaccccctttaCACTTGAGTTGTTTTTCTGCTGCCTTATCATTCAACCTAGCGGCTTCAACCTTACTATTTGCCAAATTTTGCTGCATCTCTGACATCTTCTCACGGTCCTTCCTAGCCATTGTGCTTACTTCAATGAACTTGTCTAGCTTCTCACTAATAGCAGAATAAGCTTCAGGTGTCTTCTTTTTCCCATAGCGCTCATCCTTAGCCTTCTTATGCCCCATAGGACGAGTGTTAGgattatcttccaaattcaccaCTTCAGCCCTCTTATTAGTTGCACCCTTGTTGTTCTCTTTTTCCTGTTCCATTTTTTTGACATATGCAGACCACTTCCTTTCACCTCGCACAACCTTCCATATATGCTTCAGCGTGAAATCTTTATCATTATGTTCAGAGGCATACATCTTTTCAGGAATTTCCATCAACTGGTCATCACTAACCCCACTTCTGTACACTTTGTTGGTTTTTACCCAGCAACCATGGAACTCACTCATTTGTTTCTTAACACGATCCCAACGGATTTTCAGTTGGTTCCGGTTTCTCTTGCGGCAAACCTCTGTGCTTGTTGTATTGCCAACTAAATGGAAATTTTCTGGACTAGTTTGACTGGAGAAAATTGGTAAAACCACCTGGTGGGTACatcctaaaaaaataaaaagagatgTTCAATGCCTGAAGGTTGAATGTTTTGCCAACTAAATAAAAATTGTCTAGATAAGACAAAATGGTCTATTGTTTGGAATTTAAGGAGTATAGAACAGTTCATCTCACTATCGATCATCAAATCATCCCTTTTATAAGACAGTGGACAATAAAATAGGAAGTTCTAGAAAAAGATATCCAGTTTACTTGCAAGTATAGTAGAATGACTAGCCTCGGAGAGGAGGTGAATTATGCTCTAGAAATTAATACAATAACATTAGATTAGATTATGCAAAACTATTTGTGTGTTGTACACAAAATACTTGTGACTAAAAAGAGATGTTCAATGCCTGAAGGTTGAATGTTTTGCCAACTAAATAAAAATTGTCTGGATTACTGTTTTGTGacatccggcccagtttggaatttggcccatagtgacccatatgcaagttaatgagatattgtagaGAGTTTAGTCACACCTTGGtggttaaaggtgggatagaccaacatataaggcttctagagtccatcccaccatccccagGTTAATCCTTTTaagcgaagcgaggacgaaagcgtaagtgggatggtggtaggtgtggttcactcagcgtgcagagtggatctgagccgtttggactctggggcgttacaaatggtatcagagccgaccttcGCGGCCACGAGCGCGTGCGGGTCAGGTGTgcggacatggggttcattgcgcGTGTAGGCCCTGCGGGGTGCACGGCATGGCACATGTGTCGGCACTAGACGTACGGTCAtgtgtgctaagagggaacgttcctggtcatcgtttgcccggttgtgggtgtgttgggccgacgaggacgtcggttcctttgaggggggtgtatgtgacatccggcctagtttggaatttggcccatagtgacccatatgcaagttaatgagatattgtagagagtttagtcccaccttggttgttaaaggtgggatagaccaacatataagtcttctagagtccatcccaccatccccgggttaatccttttacgcgaagcgaggatgaaagcgtaagtgggatggtggtaggtgtggttcgctcagcgtgtagagtggatctgagccgtttggactctggggcGTTACATGTTTGTTCAGAAccggaagggcaggcctggtgcaagcggtagagtcttaccgcctgtgaccggaaggtcccgggttcgagtcgcattgcacaggcgagggtaaggtttGCCaccgacacccttccccagaccctgcatAAAGCGGAGCTTACGCCCCTACTGTTTGTTCAGAACTTACTTCAAATTGTTAATCGACACACTAAACTAGTAGACGATGATGCAGCCATCACTAGAACGATAGACCTGTTAAGTAAACATACCCTTCATTGGAGCCCATCGGAGAACTTGTCCACCACGCAGGAAAAATGGCGGCTTGAAGACTTCCAAGTGGTGGAGATGCTGCTGCAGCTAGGGCAGCGAGATTACCGGTGGCCAAAGTGGATCCAATATCAGGGGCGGCGGGAGCACCGGCGACCAAAGCAGATCGGGCAGCGAGGGCGGCAGGAGCACCCCTGCCTTGCCTGGAACTTGAGGATGGCGGCCGAAGTGGATTCATGTTCTCTGTGATTTTGGAAGGATTGGGGGTGGATGATGCTAGGTCTTGGAATTGGGGGCTTGGAGACCGACAATTTGAGGCCAGGCGAGGATGCGCGGGAGAGCCAGCGAGCGGGCACGGGAAAATGCTGACGCGGCGGCGGGAGAAGCGCGGGGGGAAAGGAGGTAACGGCGACCGCGCGCGGGAAAGCGGACGCAGGAGCGGGAGCGATGGCGCTGAAGAGTCGAGCACGCGCGGAGCGAGCGGGCGAGCGCGCCATCTgctcggcggcagcggcggcacaCTGGATCGGATCGAAACTACTTGAGTCTCTCCAATGGCGTTTgcgtggtttcttggtgcatcgGTGCTAGCGTCGACGTCGTTCCCTCGACAAGAAATCGTTTCTCCATTTTATACGCTCTTTTTTCATTAATTCCTATACCACGTTAGCAAAAAAAACTGTCAAGATAATTAATAGAAAGAAACCATCATAAATATGCTATTGAGACTGCTCTTATCTTATGGTGCTCAATCAGGTTATGGATAAATCATTGTGCCCGAGACACGAGGAAGGAAGCATACCACCAAGAGATACACAACCTTGACGGTAAAGTTCGATGGAATTGAGATTTCACATGTTCTCCGCCAAGAAAACAATGTAGTAGCTAGATACACTCGCCAAGATGGGGTCCGATCAAGATTAAGATCCCGTCGTGACTGGAGTCTTCCTCCAAGAGTTACATAAGCTATTGATCCAAGTGTACGTGGAGACAGATTTCGGATGAttttggatgattcaatagtattctgtgagagataataagctgaaacaagctgaaacaagaaGAGAAACGGAAACAAAGAATGGAGGTCCAAGCGATGACACATAAGGGCAACTACCATCAATCCCTCAAAATTTGACCCCCTACACCCAGAAATGAGAGTCTCTCGTCCAGATTCCATCCCTCATTTATCTCTGCACTCCAACTAAACCCTCATTTCAGCCTCCCTATATTTCTCTCACCTATATTTTATACATAACTTCTAACTACCAATTCCAGCATTTTATAGCTAAGCCGTGTTATTTCAAATTGGTATTATTGGAATGGGTATTTGTTAACAATATTTTTGTATGGCTAAATATTGGAGAAATTATTTTTTTGATAGTTTGCAACTATTATTTTTTGGTTCGTCAGTCTTCAAATGGCTATATATTTGAACCATCACTCTTCCAACGGCTACAAATCAAACAGTCGCCCTTCCAATGGCTATATTTCAAGTGCTCTATCTCCAACTGTTATATGTTTTCGATCTATATATATGTATGGCCATTCCATTTCCTAAACCAATTCCGACATTGTGTTGCTTCTTCTCCACTGAAAATGAGTCGTCTTTCTCGACTAGATTCATCTTTCTCGTCTGATGACGGTGATGATGATCTTGAGGACACCCTTACTGCATTACACCAAGCACACACTCAATATCAAGCTCTCCATGCTCCACGATGCGGTGGTTCTATACCTGGACGTCAGTACATTCATCAGGACAGAGAAAGTGGGCACTGGAGGTTGTACAATGACTATTTCTCCAAAAATCCAACCTACGAGCCACCTTTCTTCCGGCGCAGGTTTGCTAATAGCCTGTAAATTTTTGTCTACCTTCTTTATCCACGTTCCTATGTCCATGTTTGCTTAGTTTGGATTTGTCCCTCAGGTTTAGGATGTCTCGTACGCTATACCTTCGCATAGTGCAAGCTGTAGAGCAACATGATAATTACTTTGAGCAAAAAAAGAGATAGAGTTGGACGACTCGGGTTATCATCTTTGTAAAAGATTACTGCAGTTTTTTTATGATTAGTTATGGAGTACCAGCTGATTTCATGGATCAATACATTCGTATTGGTGAAAGTACTGTCATACAAAGCCTTAGAAGGTTTGTCAAAGCTGTTGTTGAAGTGTTTGGAGAGGAGTATCTGAGATCCCTAATGAGAATGACACCGCTAGATTGCTTGCAATCGGGCAGCGGAGGGGTTTTCCAGGAATGCTTGGGAGTTTGGATTGCATGCATTGGAGGTGGAAGACTTGTCCTAACCCATGGCACGGACAATATACTGGGCATGAGCACGAGCCTAcaataatactcgaagtagtTGCATCACATGATCTTTGGATTTGGCATGCCTTTTTTTATTTACCAggatgtggggggtacgaccccggatacccacggcaggccacatgggctacgcctctaggggcggcccagcccacaagaaggagccttgtggggcacgattctgctcggcgacccccgcaaggcatggggaggatatcctgaagatgttacgagatctattaggatatgtacgatcccatgtttcttgtaatctgttattactttctggttatctctcagatctaaccgacttgtaaccttgccccccggactatataaggcgggcagggaccccctgcAAAATCACggaaaatcatacgatagctaatacaaaccaacagaccacaggagtaaggtattatgtcatactgacggcctgaacctgtataactcatgtgtctctattgccttcttgttcttgattacacgctcctctgctgatcaatctaccatcgcgggatacccctcggtggactgccgatgatattctatcgacagttggcgcgccaggtaggggtgtgcgtgctgtttccttatcgaacaagatggctttttccgcaggctcttcatccctcccgcagcccggccagatcttcatggtcggatccatcacgtgggtcatcaacgccgacgggGTTGGAGAGCCTCTCGAGCCGATGCAGATCCGCTCCGCGCCGACCACCCTCGCTCCTGCGaccgcagatccaatctcggaaccacttccgGGGTCGACTTCGTCAGCtactcgccgctcgcttcctcgctaccggaggaggcatgtcaacaatgatgatctgatcgagtctatcgatcgggtcggcctgaaactcgccgattgcctctccattgctgagtcggctctggacacccttgttcagcaccgaccacctttCGATCCCGATCTATCGGTGTTCAGTGCTCGGCAAACCTCGGGGCTCACCGTCCTACCCCTCGGGCTCGCCAACGCCGCCGCCACGTATtaggacgccctgaggggcaaattcgccgaccaggtcgcCGAGCAGCtcccaccaaccgtcaacatgctgcacgccagccggggtcccggaacatccctccaaactatcctagaggaaaatccggacttcgagtctcaaggctccacggagcccctcgccgagaccttcaccgagcaaccccctctcctACCTTTttggggtggcgcaatcttcaacgtcagcatcgacagcccccctcggaacggcgaaacagatgaggaacgcgcTGCCCATGAAAACAGGAACGCCAACCGCGCGCAACGCCGTGATAACGAACGCgccattgcgatggccgaggccgctcgtgataatCAGTTCGACTCgtaaggaaggcccctccatcgcaacctcaatgAAGAGTTCCTCCACattgatggccacgacgtcttcaaaactccgagcgccaatctggcgGTGGCCGCCAACAAACTTGCACACCTCCcacagacgcccgagctcgccaaggtcgccgctatgctaaaagcggcacactatcaagttaatgagatccgagaggttcagagaccttcatgctccacaagcgcgattcgccgatcagccgatcctagatctaatcgccgccccagtcaaagtcgTTTCGCCaaccagtcactacctccccaggggggagttggaggacaccacgccgagcatcatcgccagcatgaccaagaggtcgaacaggacgcccgagtacacctcagtaaccttcgggatgcacgacggcgtatcaATCAACGTTGtttcgggcgccatgaagatgaagtacgacgccgccaggagtacgagcaagagtacggtaacccgaaCTCAGCTCTGGAGCCAATCGTCGCCGGCAATACTGCTGATATCGGCCCCAACAACTCGGAAGGGCCCCCAGCGTTCACCAGGGCGCtccgaacgctccagtggccccgtggtttcaaaatcaccggagtcgagccctatgaaggaaggatgaaccaactcagtggctgcaggcttacgccaccaccGTCCGCACCgctggaggagacaccaacgtcatggcaaattatctccccgtcatgctca
This DNA window, taken from Miscanthus floridulus cultivar M001 chromosome 13, ASM1932011v1, whole genome shotgun sequence, encodes the following:
- the LOC136499511 gene encoding uncharacterized protein; the protein is MNPLRPPSSSSRQGRGAPAALAARSALVAGAPAAPDIGSTLATGCTHQVVLPIFSSQTSPENFHLVGNTTSTEVCRKRNRNQLKIRWDRVKKQMSEFHGCWVKTNKVYRSGVSDDQLMEIPEKMYASEHNDKDFTLKHIWKVVRGERKWSAYVKKMEQEKENNKGATNKRAEVVNLEDNPNTRPMGHKKAKDERYGKKKTPEAYSAISEKLDKFIEVSTMARKDREKMSEMQQNLANSKVEAARLNDKAAEKQLKCKGGVWIFSRS